From BD1-7 clade bacterium, one genomic window encodes:
- the cysA_1 gene encoding Sulfate/thiosulfate import ATP-binding protein CysA → MTDRLQVAITRSLPGFQLDMQLDLPAEGVTAIYGPSGSGKTSLLRAIAGLDPVAGEINYRGKTWLDSHRSRPISVPCHQRHIGYVFQESSLLSHLDVAGNIAFARRRCPRRLPADEEVRILTLLGIEPLLTKPVAVLSGGERQRVAIARALISNPSLLLMDEPLAALDDTRRRDILALLKQVKAHTRVPMLYVSHNNAEVAYLADQLVLVDNGQVTASGALADTLVDHLLAEPMVVLTGEVAALHEKWQMAEVRLVSGQSAAAVASVAENTRLWLPASNVSPGDAVRLQILARDVSISLSPAKDSSIQNILPACIEKISQNSNCIMVTLRVNGQAMLAQLSLRALSRLPLTEGLNCWVQVKSVALI, encoded by the coding sequence ATGACTGATCGATTACAGGTTGCCATCACCCGTTCACTACCCGGTTTTCAGCTGGATATGCAGCTTGATCTGCCGGCCGAAGGGGTTACGGCGATATACGGGCCTTCAGGCTCAGGTAAAACCTCTTTATTGCGGGCCATAGCTGGTCTTGATCCGGTTGCTGGGGAGATCAATTATCGTGGCAAGACTTGGCTTGATAGCCATCGTTCGCGGCCAATTAGTGTGCCTTGCCATCAGCGTCATATTGGGTATGTATTTCAGGAATCCAGCTTATTGTCGCATTTGGATGTGGCGGGCAATATAGCGTTTGCTCGCAGGCGATGTCCCCGACGTTTGCCGGCCGATGAGGAGGTGAGGATACTGACGCTGCTCGGTATTGAGCCGTTGTTAACAAAACCGGTAGCGGTATTATCCGGCGGTGAACGTCAGCGGGTGGCCATTGCCCGTGCGTTGATCAGTAATCCGTCGCTATTATTGATGGACGAACCACTGGCCGCACTGGACGATACGCGTCGACGCGACATTCTAGCTTTGTTGAAGCAAGTGAAGGCACATACACGCGTGCCGATGTTGTATGTGAGCCACAATAATGCCGAAGTGGCGTATTTAGCCGATCAGTTGGTGCTTGTCGATAATGGTCAGGTAACAGCCAGTGGCGCACTGGCTGACACGCTGGTTGATCACCTGTTGGCGGAACCGATGGTAGTGTTGACGGGTGAAGTGGCGGCTTTGCATGAAAAATGGCAGATGGCAGAAGTTCGTTTAGTCAGTGGGCAATCGGCAGCGGCTGTGGCTTCAGTAGCTGAGAATACACGGCTTTGGTTGCCCGCATCGAATGTGTCGCCCGGTGACGCCGTACGTTTGCAAATTCTTGCTCGTGACGTGAGCATTTCACTGTCGCCAGCGAAAGATTCCAGTATTCAGAATATTCTACCGGCGTGTATTGAAAAAATTTCGCAAAACTCCAACTGCATCATGGTAACCCTGCGAGTAAACGGGCAGGCTATGCTGGCGCAGTTGAGCTTGAGAGCGCTGTCGCGGTTACCGTTGACCGAAGGACTGAATTGTTGGGTGCAGGTGAAGTCTGTGGCCCTGATTTGA
- a CDS encoding putative oxidoreductase, whose protein sequence is MKTIVITGASTGIGLASVEACLKAGYKVIATARKTDDLEKLTQLGATAIPLELTDKNAIETAAAEILAAADNRIDTLFNNAGYGLQIALEDTTWESLHQQHTTNVIGPICLTNALLPALNQGSKLVFNSSILGLITIPFRGPYCMSKYALEATADAYRLELESLGINVHVIEPGPIEANFRQNTLRAMKAVLADRKTRLSYDHHLQRLENPGITKGTLPASSCADVLLDIIDGRKKGPRYLVTSIAKQAALAKRLLGSGFHRIAKANEPITLNKP, encoded by the coding sequence ATGAAAACGATTGTTATCACCGGCGCATCCACCGGCATTGGTTTGGCCTCGGTTGAAGCCTGCTTAAAAGCCGGCTACAAAGTCATCGCAACGGCGCGTAAAACTGATGACCTAGAAAAGCTCACGCAACTCGGCGCAACTGCTATACCACTGGAATTGACCGATAAAAACGCCATTGAAACCGCTGCTGCTGAAATTCTGGCCGCAGCAGACAATCGTATTGATACGCTGTTTAACAATGCTGGCTATGGCCTTCAAATTGCGCTGGAAGATACCACTTGGGAGTCTCTGCACCAGCAACATACTACCAACGTTATCGGCCCGATTTGTTTAACCAATGCGCTACTACCCGCCCTCAACCAAGGCAGCAAACTGGTTTTTAATTCATCGATTCTCGGTCTCATTACCATACCGTTCCGCGGCCCTTACTGTATGAGCAAATATGCACTGGAAGCCACCGCAGATGCCTACCGATTGGAACTAGAAAGCCTAGGCATTAATGTACATGTTATTGAGCCCGGCCCCATTGAGGCCAATTTCCGTCAAAACACCTTACGTGCCATGAAAGCCGTATTGGCCGATCGCAAAACCCGCTTGAGCTACGATCATCATTTACAACGCTTGGAAAACCCCGGCATCACCAAGGGTACGTTGCCGGCAAGCAGTTGTGCTGACGTTTTATTGGATATTATCGACGGGCGTAAAAAAGGGCCTCGCTATCTGGTCACCAGCATTGCCAAACAAGCCGCGTTGGCCAAACGTCTTCTTGGCTCAGGCTTCCATCGAATAGCCAAAGCCAACGAACCGATAACACTCAACAAACCGTAA
- the sir2 gene encoding NAD-dependent protein deacylase Sir2, with amino-acid sequence MTDSTSSLDQNGTLYITGAGVSAESGIPTFRGEDGYWTIGSRNYTPQEMATRHMYQHHPREFLRWYYHRFATYRHHGPNDVHHFLADKNLITQNIDGLDGKAGNPNYIAIHGRLDQMTIYHQQDQPVDIVAAPWDNVDTENLDNSLLALFNINGQPELYHSYKPFVLLFDEYYTDLYRISEAEKRMKSAERMVFMGTSFSVNITNMALEIARQRKIPIEIVDPNPVIVPYANTTYHRLRASDYIQTA; translated from the coding sequence ATGACAGACAGCACATCCAGCCTCGACCAGAATGGCACCCTATATATCACAGGCGCTGGTGTCAGTGCCGAAAGCGGTATTCCGACTTTTCGTGGCGAAGACGGCTACTGGACGATAGGCAGCCGTAACTATACCCCACAAGAAATGGCTACCCGGCACATGTACCAGCATCATCCGCGTGAATTTTTGCGCTGGTACTACCACCGTTTTGCCACCTACCGGCATCACGGGCCTAATGATGTGCATCACTTTCTAGCCGACAAAAACCTGATTACGCAAAATATCGATGGTTTGGATGGCAAAGCAGGCAACCCGAATTACATCGCTATCCACGGCCGGCTTGATCAAATGACAATTTATCACCAGCAGGACCAACCGGTAGATATCGTCGCGGCACCTTGGGATAACGTCGATACCGAAAACCTCGACAATTCATTGTTGGCACTTTTTAACATCAACGGCCAACCCGAGCTCTACCACTCGTATAAACCGTTTGTGCTGTTATTCGACGAGTATTACACCGATCTCTATCGGATATCCGAGGCGGAAAAACGCATGAAAAGTGCGGAACGTATGGTTTTTATGGGAACATCATTCAGCGTCAACATCACTAATATGGCACTGGAAATTGCTCGCCAACGGAAAATTCCGATTGAAATCGTTGACCCTAACCCGGTTATCGTCCCTTATGCCAATACAACGTATCACCGGCTACGGGCCAGCGACTATATTCAGACAGCCTGA
- the modB gene encoding Molybdenum transport system permease protein ModB has product MMGAADWQALLLTLRLAAVVTLLLLVISTPLAWWLATTRSRMKAPVAALVAMPLVLPPTVIGFYLLIAMGPAGFIGQATEALGLGLLPFTFWGLVVGSLVYSLPFVVQPLQNAMQAIGSRPLEVAASMGAGPYDRFFSVVLPQAKSGYISAAVLGFAHTLGEFGVVLMIGGNLAGETRVASIQIYDHVESLQYADAHALSAVMVVLSFVLLIALYSARGLSRTSNGVAQANRAPSND; this is encoded by the coding sequence ATGATGGGGGCAGCAGACTGGCAAGCATTATTGCTGACTTTGCGGTTGGCTGCGGTCGTGACACTGCTGCTATTGGTGATATCGACACCGCTAGCCTGGTGGTTAGCGACGACGCGATCTCGTATGAAGGCGCCGGTGGCTGCATTGGTTGCGATGCCTTTGGTGCTTCCTCCGACAGTCATTGGTTTTTATCTGCTCATTGCCATGGGGCCGGCGGGGTTTATCGGCCAGGCAACGGAGGCGTTAGGACTGGGTTTATTGCCGTTTACATTTTGGGGATTGGTCGTTGGCTCGTTGGTTTATTCGTTACCGTTTGTGGTTCAGCCTTTGCAAAACGCCATGCAAGCAATCGGGTCACGCCCACTTGAGGTAGCGGCGAGTATGGGCGCGGGGCCTTACGATCGTTTTTTCTCTGTGGTATTGCCACAGGCAAAATCCGGCTATATCAGTGCGGCTGTTCTCGGTTTTGCACATACATTAGGTGAATTTGGTGTGGTACTGATGATTGGCGGTAATTTGGCCGGTGAAACTCGGGTTGCATCCATACAGATTTATGATCATGTGGAATCACTGCAATATGCGGATGCACATGCGTTGTCGGCGGTGATGGTTGTGCTGTCATTTGTGTTGTTGATTGCGCTTTATAGCGCCCGAGGGCTATCGCGCACCTCTAACGGTGTGGCTCAAGCAAATAGAGCTCCATCGAATGACTGA
- the gltS gene encoding Sodium/glutamate symporter → MEVSGGQALVVAILVLFGGKYLNRKVRFLREFSIPEAVSGGLIASLVFTAFYALTNTAILFPTDSRDGFLVLFFTTIGLSSRFALLREGGRMLAILLVAAVGFLFVQNLVGVGVTSVGALNPYLGVLAGSVSLSGGHGTAIAWSPVFAEQYGVNGAMEIGVACATFGLVLGGVIGGPVARFLIRRNQLHGDPGKELLLGVDREKHGMINVDSMLSTILVISLAVGVGLNLQGLLQQAGIRVPDFVPCLFGGILLTNTVPYFAPRFDWPTGKPTLALISDLCLSLFLAMSLMSLQLWTLIDLALPIMLLLLAQVIAAVLFAVVFVYTLMGRNYAAAVMASGYVGLALGATPTAIANMTAVTKKFGPAPAAFVVVPLVGAFFIDIANAVVVNTVLGWLS, encoded by the coding sequence ATGGAAGTCAGTGGAGGACAAGCACTGGTGGTTGCGATCTTGGTGCTGTTTGGCGGCAAGTATCTTAATCGGAAAGTGCGTTTTTTGCGGGAATTTAGCATACCGGAGGCGGTCAGTGGCGGCTTGATCGCGTCTCTGGTGTTTACCGCATTCTATGCGCTGACGAATACCGCGATTTTGTTTCCAACGGACAGCCGGGATGGCTTTCTGGTGTTGTTTTTCACCACCATTGGGTTGTCGTCGCGTTTTGCTCTGTTACGCGAAGGCGGCCGCATGTTAGCGATTTTACTGGTAGCGGCGGTTGGTTTTTTGTTTGTTCAGAATCTAGTGGGTGTTGGCGTAACATCCGTAGGGGCATTAAACCCCTACCTTGGGGTGTTGGCTGGGTCTGTATCTTTGTCGGGTGGACATGGTACTGCGATTGCCTGGTCTCCGGTTTTTGCCGAGCAGTACGGGGTGAATGGGGCCATGGAAATAGGTGTTGCTTGTGCCACATTTGGCTTGGTTTTGGGTGGTGTTATTGGTGGTCCGGTCGCTCGCTTTTTGATTCGTCGCAATCAGCTTCATGGTGATCCGGGCAAGGAATTGCTGTTGGGCGTTGATCGAGAAAAACATGGCATGATCAATGTGGATTCGATGCTGTCGACGATATTGGTGATTAGCCTGGCGGTGGGTGTGGGGTTGAATCTGCAGGGGCTTCTGCAGCAAGCAGGTATTCGGGTGCCGGATTTTGTGCCGTGTTTGTTCGGCGGTATTTTGTTAACCAATACTGTGCCGTACTTTGCCCCCCGGTTTGATTGGCCTACCGGCAAGCCGACGTTGGCGTTGATATCAGACTTGTGCCTGAGTTTGTTTTTGGCGATGTCGTTGATGAGCCTGCAACTCTGGACACTGATTGATCTGGCGCTGCCCATCATGTTGTTGCTGTTAGCGCAGGTGATCGCCGCAGTGCTATTTGCGGTTGTGTTTGTTTACACCTTGATGGGGCGCAATTATGCCGCGGCGGTGATGGCATCTGGCTATGTTGGTTTGGCTTTGGGCGCAACCCCTACGGCGATTGCCAACATGACCGCTGTAACTAAAAAGTTTGGCCCCGCGCCCGCAGCATTTGTGGTGGTACCGTTAGTTGGTGCGTTCTTTATTGATATCGCCAATGCGGTGGTTGTTAACACGGTTCTGGGCTGGCTTTCTTAA